From Solanum lycopersicum chromosome 8, SLM_r2.1, the proteins below share one genomic window:
- the LOC138337953 gene encoding uncharacterized protein: MVLIPRPPPPFHQILVKKTKDGKYRRFITMLKNVSNNVPLIEALEKMPSYAKFMKDMVTKKRSVSFEDDDRMQHCSVIDTRLLAQKKEDPEAFTFPCDLNPTAMRLLMADQTVKRPIVILHDMLVIVESFIFLDNLVILECKVDFDVPIILGRSFYATGRALVDTEKEQMKFRLNNEEDTFNICRSMKHSGEYQMVSAISYRFESTFGYKSKSI, from the exons ATGGTCCTcattcctagaccaccaccaccattcCATCAAATATTGGTGAAGAAGACTAAAGATGGTAAATACCGACGTTTCATCACTATGTTGAAAAATGTTTCCAACAATGTACCTTTGATagaagctttggagaaaatgcctagttatgccaagttcatgaaGGATATGGTTACAAAGAAGAGATCGgtaagttttgaggatgatgaccgaatgcagcattgtagtgttaTTGATACAAGGTTGCTTGCACAGAAGAAGGAAGATCCGGAAGCTTTCACTTTTCCAT GTGACCTAAATCCCACTGCAATGCGGttactgatggccgatcaaaCAGTGAAGAGGCCTATTGTGATACTCCATGATATGCTTGTAATagtggagtcatttatatttctGGACAATTTGGTGATTCTTGAATGTAAGGTAGACTTTGATGtacctattattcttgggaggtcgtTCTATGCTACTGGTCGGGCTTTGGTTGATACAGAAAAAGAAcagatgaagtttaggttgaacaatgaagaagacacattcaacatttgtaggtccatgaagcaTAGTGGTGAGTACCAAatggtatctgctatatcctataGGTTTGAGAGTACGTTTGGGTATAAATCGAAGAGCATTTAA